A single region of the Mannheimia bovis genome encodes:
- a CDS encoding sugar ABC transporter ATP-binding protein, giving the protein MAFILMQNINKTFHGVKALNQVNLSLDYGEALCLAGQNGCGKSTLIKILSGVYQPDKGAEIQIGASKYTKLTPQASIEQGIQVIYQDLALFPNLTVAENISINLHRKLGWVSPLEIHQVALNAIQSINADLDLNATLEDLPIAQQQLVAICRALAQNARLLIMDEPTASLTAKEVQDLLNVVLKLKSKGISIIFVSHKLQEVMSVSDSVLVLKNGNMVGQYPINEMDEKRLGFLMTGLEIDYKRLDLPDFSQNRTVLEVRNLTLPNQYESINFSLREGEIIALTGLLGSGRTELCLSLFGITQPKSGDILLNGEKVIFKNNRYAIKQGIAYVSEDRMTTGLIMTESIHHNIISTIFHKITDKFNIIKSSKAYDYSQELIESLKIKVTDSDLLVNTLSGGNAQRVSIAKWLAIDPKIIILDAPTIGVDIANKEGIFQIIRTLAQKGIAVIFVTDEVEEAYYNSHKVIVMKKGKIVDEILPIYTTEKSIAEVIYENHQ; this is encoded by the coding sequence ATGGCATTTATTTTGATGCAAAATATCAATAAGACATTCCACGGTGTAAAAGCCTTAAATCAAGTTAACCTCTCTTTAGATTATGGAGAAGCTCTCTGCCTTGCCGGGCAAAATGGTTGTGGAAAATCAACACTTATCAAAATTCTTTCCGGTGTTTACCAACCAGATAAAGGGGCTGAAATTCAAATTGGTGCAAGCAAATATACTAAACTGACACCACAAGCCTCTATTGAACAAGGAATTCAAGTGATCTATCAAGATTTAGCTCTTTTCCCTAACTTAACTGTCGCTGAAAATATTTCAATAAACTTACACCGAAAATTGGGTTGGGTCAGTCCATTAGAAATTCATCAAGTTGCATTAAATGCAATACAAAGTATTAATGCAGATTTAGATCTCAATGCTACTTTAGAAGATTTACCAATCGCACAGCAACAATTAGTCGCCATTTGCAGAGCCCTTGCACAAAATGCCCGATTATTAATTATGGATGAGCCAACAGCCTCACTGACAGCTAAAGAAGTTCAAGATCTATTAAACGTGGTCCTCAAATTAAAAAGCAAAGGTATCAGTATTATTTTCGTCAGCCATAAATTGCAAGAGGTAATGAGTGTTTCTGACAGTGTTTTAGTACTCAAAAATGGAAATATGGTTGGACAATACCCTATCAATGAAATGGATGAAAAACGCTTAGGTTTCTTAATGACAGGGTTGGAAATTGACTACAAGCGGTTAGATTTGCCGGATTTTTCGCAAAATAGAACGGTTTTAGAAGTTCGAAATCTAACATTACCTAACCAGTATGAATCTATTAATTTCTCATTAAGAGAAGGAGAAATTATTGCCTTGACAGGTTTACTCGGCTCAGGGCGGACGGAATTGTGCCTTAGCTTATTTGGCATTACTCAACCTAAATCAGGCGATATTCTATTAAACGGTGAGAAAGTGATATTTAAAAACAACCGTTATGCTATCAAACAAGGAATTGCTTATGTTTCTGAAGATAGAATGACAACAGGTTTAATTATGACTGAGTCTATCCATCACAATATTATCTCTACTATTTTTCATAAAATCACCGATAAATTTAACATTATAAAATCATCAAAAGCCTATGATTATAGCCAGGAATTAATTGAATCTTTAAAAATTAAAGTAACAGATTCAGATTTGCTAGTAAATACGCTCTCCGGAGGTAATGCCCAACGAGTATCTATTGCAAAATGGTTGGCAATAGATCCTAAAATTATCATTTTAGATGCTCCAACTATTGGGGTAGATATTGCAAATAAGGAAGGGATATTCCAAATTATTCGCACATTAGCACAAAAAGGTATCGCTGTTATTTTTGTGACAGATGAAGTGGAGGAAGCGTACTACAATAGTCATAAGGTCATAGTAATGAAAAAAGGCAAAATTGTAGATGAGATATTACCTATCTATACTACAGAAAAATCGATTGCGGAGGTCATTTATGAAAATCACCAATAA
- a CDS encoding MerR family transcriptional regulator, translated as MLEKFKINELSQKSGVHLETIRYYEKLGLISQAKRQANGYRVFDETHLAELSFIKACRAMNLSLDECKMLLDIQKNPTNSCESVDELAKKHLNAINEQIAQLQLIKTLLENMVGCQNNDVAHCQIIQNIKELG; from the coding sequence ATGTTAGAAAAATTTAAAATCAATGAATTGAGCCAAAAAAGCGGTGTGCATTTAGAAACTATCCGCTATTACGAGAAGTTGGGTTTAATCAGTCAGGCCAAGCGTCAAGCCAACGGTTATCGGGTATTTGACGAAACACATTTAGCCGAACTCAGCTTTATCAAAGCGTGTCGTGCGATGAATTTATCACTTGACGAGTGCAAAATGTTGCTAGATATACAAAAAAATCCAACAAATTCGTGTGAAAGTGTCGATGAGTTGGCGAAAAAACATTTGAATGCAATTAACGAGCAAATTGCTCAATTACAACTCATCAAGACTTTGTTGGAAAATATGGTGGGTTGCCAAAACAATGATGTGGCACATTGTCAAATTATTCAAAATATTAAGGAATTAGGGTAA
- a CDS encoding ABC transporter permease, with amino-acid sequence MKITNNNILSATILILATLLSIFTNDFATIENIYDVVNNYSMLMILACGLFVVLLSGGIDISFPAITIISQYIMVTIIGKYDIGFFGVFAVSSAIGILLGFINALFVNRLSVPSIIITISTLNIFYGGLLYFTKGVWLYDYPEWFTQELLFFKQTSQDGFEFGVSFQAIMAILAVLLTWLITNKLTIGRKIYALGGNQDATSRIGFNILFLHLFAYGYMGFMAGMAGIVQSYTVQSVAPDSLLGYELTVLAAVVLGGASLSGGKGTLFGTVMGVMLLAIIQNGLNLMNVSSYWQTIITGIIIILSISATSLGQLKKQGV; translated from the coding sequence ATGAAAATCACCAATAATAATATTCTATCTGCGACCATTTTAATACTGGCAACCCTACTAAGTATATTTACTAATGACTTTGCTACTATCGAGAACATCTATGATGTAGTAAATAACTATTCGATGCTAATGATTTTAGCCTGTGGTCTATTTGTGGTGCTGTTATCAGGTGGTATTGATATCTCATTTCCTGCCATAACCATTATTTCACAATACATTATGGTAACGATTATTGGTAAATATGATATCGGTTTTTTCGGTGTATTTGCCGTATCATCAGCAATTGGTATATTACTTGGTTTTATTAATGCTCTTTTTGTGAACCGTCTTAGTGTACCTTCAATTATTATTACAATCTCAACATTAAATATTTTCTATGGAGGACTACTCTATTTTACCAAAGGTGTCTGGTTATACGATTATCCTGAATGGTTCACCCAAGAATTGCTATTTTTCAAACAAACCTCGCAAGATGGATTTGAATTTGGGGTATCTTTCCAAGCCATAATGGCAATTTTAGCGGTATTATTAACTTGGTTAATCACCAATAAATTAACAATAGGCAGAAAAATTTATGCTCTTGGTGGCAACCAAGATGCTACCTCTCGTATTGGCTTTAATATTCTATTCCTTCATCTTTTTGCTTACGGCTATATGGGTTTTATGGCTGGAATGGCAGGCATTGTGCAATCTTATACAGTACAATCTGTCGCACCTGACTCTTTACTTGGTTACGAATTAACTGTACTGGCTGCTGTTGTTTTAGGCGGTGCAAGTTTATCCGGAGGAAAAGGAACATTATTTGGCACTGTAATGGGAGTAATGTTACTAGCAATTATTCAAAATGGGCTAAACCTAATGAATGTATCTTCGTATTGGCAAACAATTATTACCGGTATCATTATTATATTAAGTATTAGTGCTACTTCATTAGGGCAATTGAAAAAACAAGGAGTATAA
- the araC gene encoding arabinose operon transcriptional regulator AraC: MYKNLSLLSLDSPFDIELVAGLTQCEKGNYLDSVINKQGMDGYMLQLTTFGCGTVYDGKNIFDVNRGQLLLFSPDSIQHYYRNTEQQYWHYKWIYFLPNPKWNKWLNWSNKEENIGRIQINDNRYFQEISQLFSKIELELKSSHFFKEDIATTLLEYLLMKCISAEKIEIIPAIDQRILHVCDLILSNLSRNDSIEYIAAKVFLSPSRLSHLFKKSLGISLVQWRELQRIAESKKLLYFSNISILNIAKSLGYEDPLYFSKIFKKHTGLSPSEFRAIERYKDNEV, from the coding sequence ATGTATAAAAATCTTTCGTTACTTTCATTAGACTCCCCATTTGATATTGAGCTAGTTGCCGGGTTAACTCAGTGTGAAAAAGGAAACTATCTTGACTCAGTAATCAATAAACAAGGTATGGATGGCTATATGCTACAGCTTACAACTTTTGGTTGCGGGACAGTTTATGATGGAAAAAATATCTTTGATGTAAATCGAGGTCAGCTTCTACTATTTTCCCCAGATTCAATTCAACATTACTATCGTAACACTGAACAACAGTATTGGCATTATAAATGGATCTATTTTTTGCCTAATCCTAAATGGAATAAATGGCTGAATTGGTCAAATAAGGAGGAAAATATTGGTCGTATTCAAATAAATGATAACCGCTATTTTCAAGAAATCAGCCAATTATTCTCCAAAATTGAATTAGAGCTCAAATCAAGCCACTTCTTCAAAGAAGATATAGCTACAACTCTATTGGAATATTTATTGATGAAATGTATCTCTGCTGAAAAAATTGAAATTATTCCAGCTATTGATCAACGAATTCTCCACGTTTGTGATTTAATCCTTTCTAATTTATCTCGAAATGACAGCATTGAATATATAGCAGCAAAAGTTTTCTTATCTCCATCACGCTTATCTCACTTATTTAAAAAATCTCTAGGTATCAGTTTAGTTCAATGGCGAGAATTACAGCGTATCGCGGAATCAAAAAAGCTCTTGTATTTCTCTAATATTTCTATATTAAATATAGCAAAATCATTAGGTTATGAAGATCCCCTCTATTTTTCTAAAATTTTTAAAAAGCACACTGGCTTATCTCCCTCAGAGTTTAGAGCTATTGAGCGATACAAAGACAACGAAGTGTGA
- a CDS encoding substrate-binding domain-containing protein has product MKKLTFKHALFSGIFALSCYGSAFANDMVNISKIDGMPWFNRMAEGVIQAGKDNNINAYQVGPSNTDAPQQVKLIEDLIAKKVSAISIVPNDANALEPVLKKAKQNGIVVLTNESVGQPSADWDIEIIDNAHFAADYVEEVAKAMGGKGGYVIYVGGLTVPQHNLWADLFVKYQKEHYPDMFEVTSRMPVAENINDARRTTIDLVKAHSDLKAVVSFGSQGPIGAGLAVKEKRLKNKLNVFGMMIPSQAANLIKSGDITMGITYDPANAGYALAAVAAKVLKGEKIEDGLEIPNVGKAKVDTEKKLLQFHNVLKVTKDNIDKLY; this is encoded by the coding sequence ATGAAAAAACTCACATTCAAACACGCATTATTTTCCGGTATCTTCGCATTAAGCTGCTATGGCTCAGCATTTGCAAATGATATGGTCAATATTTCTAAAATTGATGGTATGCCTTGGTTTAACCGTATGGCAGAAGGGGTTATTCAAGCCGGTAAAGACAATAACATTAATGCCTACCAAGTTGGTCCATCAAATACTGATGCACCACAGCAAGTGAAATTAATTGAGGACTTAATTGCCAAAAAAGTAAGTGCGATTTCCATTGTTCCAAATGATGCAAACGCTTTAGAACCTGTACTAAAAAAAGCTAAACAAAATGGCATTGTCGTTTTAACAAACGAGTCTGTTGGTCAACCAAGTGCAGATTGGGATATTGAAATTATTGATAATGCTCATTTTGCTGCCGATTATGTTGAAGAGGTGGCTAAAGCAATGGGTGGTAAAGGCGGATATGTCATTTATGTCGGTGGTTTAACTGTACCTCAACATAATTTATGGGCAGATCTATTTGTAAAATACCAAAAAGAACATTATCCAGATATGTTCGAAGTAACCAGCAGAATGCCTGTTGCTGAAAATATCAATGATGCTCGCCGTACAACGATTGACTTAGTAAAAGCTCACTCTGATTTAAAAGCAGTAGTATCTTTCGGTTCACAAGGTCCTATCGGGGCAGGTTTAGCCGTTAAAGAAAAACGCTTGAAAAATAAATTAAATGTCTTCGGTATGATGATTCCATCTCAGGCTGCAAATTTAATCAAAAGTGGGGATATTACAATGGGAATTACCTACGATCCAGCTAATGCAGGCTATGCTCTTGCTGCAGTTGCTGCAAAAGTGTTGAAAGGTGAAAAAATCGAAGATGGCTTAGAAATTCCTAATGTCGGTAAAGCCAAAGTGGATACAGAGAAAAAACTTCTCCAATTCCATAATGTACTTAAAGTAACCAAAGATAATATCGACAAATTATATTAA
- the nrfD gene encoding NrfD/PsrC family molybdoenzyme membrane anchor subunit: MIREVLVEPQHIVWLPWIVNYFFFVGVAATAVFTAVLFAKKAGKPTACEQSAVLIAFIGSIVAPVALTADLHQPSRILHFYTDFAWWSPMAWGAIILPLFSVAVAGYFVLTLAHNARPNLPKWLALLNLPILRSQSLLWAFRLFSALTAVGIIGYTVLETYQTGTRALWHSTWLLPIMLFSAWAVALGLTRFLARSDERSVSLQILLILTALSVAGLAFSSETAQRDFALLFNGSITAYLTGICWLIALVCSFSSKNHRLQWLGVVALIGFGWWLRWVLVIQTQTIAKTNALQNPYHFDWLAVDGGLGIVGIFGLAVLVSVVVWQLNVMICGEKKNEQ; this comes from the coding sequence ATGATTCGTGAAGTATTAGTCGAACCGCAACATATTGTTTGGTTGCCGTGGATTGTCAATTATTTCTTCTTTGTCGGCGTGGCGGCAACGGCGGTATTCACGGCGGTGCTGTTTGCAAAAAAAGCAGGGAAACCGACCGCTTGTGAACAGTCAGCAGTGTTGATTGCCTTTATCGGCTCGATTGTCGCTCCGGTGGCTCTCACCGCCGACCTGCACCAGCCAAGCCGAATTTTGCATTTTTACACCGATTTTGCGTGGTGGTCACCGATGGCGTGGGGGGCGATTATTCTGCCGTTGTTCAGCGTGGCAGTTGCCGGCTATTTCGTGCTGACCTTGGCACACAACGCCCGCCCGAACCTGCCAAAATGGCTAGCGTTGCTCAATCTGCCAATTCTACGCAGTCAAAGCTTGCTCTGGGCATTCCGCCTGTTTTCGGCACTCACCGCCGTCGGCATTATCGGCTACACCGTGCTTGAAACCTATCAAACCGGCACAAGAGCTTTGTGGCACAGTACGTGGCTACTGCCGATTATGTTGTTCTCGGCGTGGGCGGTGGCATTAGGGCTAACCCGTTTTCTTGCACGTAGCGATGAACGTAGTGTATCGCTACAAATTCTGCTCATTTTAACCGCACTTTCAGTCGCAGGATTGGCATTCAGCAGTGAAACTGCCCAACGTGATTTCGCCCTACTCTTCAACGGCTCAATCACCGCTTATCTCACCGGCATCTGCTGGCTCATTGCCCTTGTTTGCAGTTTTTCAAGCAAAAACCACCGCTTGCAATGGCTCGGAGTAGTCGCTCTCATCGGCTTCGGCTGGTGGTTACGTTGGGTATTGGTGATCCAAACCCAAACTATCGCCAAAACCAACGCTCTGCAAAATCCGTACCATTTTGATTGGCTCGCAGTCGATGGCGGATTAGGGATTGTGGGGATTTTTGGCTTGGCGGTTTTAGTCAGCGTGGTTGTATGGCAACTGAATGTGATGATTTGTGGGGAAAAGAAAAATGAACAATAA
- the ttrB gene encoding tetrathionate reductase subunit TtrB, with the protein MDITKRLFLKSALTVGAVAMPLAQAKAFMPDRRDGDGAKRYGMLIDLRKCIGCQACTVSCSVENATPLHSFRTTVRQYEITNGQQVANNVVLPRLCNHCDQPPCVPVCPVQATFQRKDGIVVINNEQCIGCGYCVQACPYDARFINEETKTADKCTFCSHRLEAGLLPACVESCVGGARVIGDLNDPKSQISQIYQQHKDELKVLKPESGTVPHVFYLGLDEAFVSKVDGQPMLWTGEA; encoded by the coding sequence ATGGATATTACGAAACGATTATTTTTGAAGTCCGCCTTAACGGTGGGGGCAGTGGCGATGCCATTGGCTCAGGCGAAGGCGTTTATGCCTGATCGTCGTGATGGCGATGGGGCGAAACGCTACGGAATGTTGATCGATTTACGCAAATGTATCGGCTGTCAGGCTTGTACGGTGAGCTGTTCGGTGGAGAACGCCACGCCGTTGCACAGCTTCCGCACCACTGTGCGTCAGTATGAAATCACCAACGGTCAGCAGGTGGCGAATAATGTGGTGTTGCCACGCCTGTGTAACCACTGCGACCAACCGCCGTGCGTGCCGGTCTGTCCGGTGCAGGCAACTTTCCAACGTAAAGACGGGATTGTGGTGATCAACAACGAGCAGTGTATCGGCTGTGGCTACTGCGTGCAGGCGTGCCCGTACGATGCCCGTTTCATCAATGAAGAGACCAAAACCGCCGACAAATGCACCTTCTGTTCGCACCGTTTGGAGGCAGGTTTGCTCCCTGCGTGTGTGGAAAGTTGCGTGGGTGGAGCAAGGGTGATTGGCGATTTGAACGATCCGAAAAGCCAAATTTCTCAAATTTATCAACAACATAAAGACGAGTTGAAAGTGCTGAAACCGGAATCCGGCACTGTTCCGCACGTCTTTTATTTAGGGCTGGACGAGGCGTTTGTGAGCAAAGTCGATGGTCAGCCGATGCTTTGGACGGGGGAGGCGTAA
- a CDS encoding cation diffusion facilitator family transporter, with amino-acid sequence MPCCNNSCASNQNRHLSPQYKKVLWIALIVNFTMFIVEIVMGISAGSVSLLSDSLDFLGDSANYVISLIVLPMALSWRAKASMLKGLTMGSFGLFILFTTIYQWFNGKLPDYAQMSAVGVLALFANVWVAWLLYRFRDGDSNMQSVWLCSRNDAIGNLAVVGAGVAVYFTNSKYPDLLVAFVLAFLAISAAVTIIRQAWRELKTISNW; translated from the coding sequence ATGCCGTGTTGTAACAATTCGTGCGCCAGCAACCAAAATCGCCATTTATCGCCACAATACAAAAAAGTGCTATGGATTGCCTTAATCGTCAATTTCACGATGTTTATTGTGGAAATCGTAATGGGCATTTCGGCAGGTTCGGTGTCTTTATTGTCGGATAGCTTAGATTTTTTAGGCGATAGTGCTAACTATGTGATTAGTTTGATTGTTCTGCCAATGGCATTATCGTGGCGTGCCAAAGCGTCAATGTTAAAAGGGCTAACAATGGGAAGTTTTGGCTTGTTCATTCTTTTCACCACGATTTATCAATGGTTTAACGGTAAATTACCTGATTATGCCCAAATGAGTGCGGTGGGAGTATTGGCATTATTTGCGAATGTATGGGTAGCTTGGCTGTTGTATCGTTTTCGTGACGGCGACAGCAATATGCAAAGCGTGTGGCTTTGTTCCCGTAATGATGCAATTGGCAATTTAGCTGTGGTAGGTGCCGGCGTAGCAGTTTATTTTACCAACTCTAAATATCCTGATTTATTAGTCGCATTTGTGCTGGCGTTTTTAGCCATTTCGGCGGCGGTTACAATTATTCGTCAGGCTTGGAGAGAATTAAAGACTATATCAAATTGGTAA
- a CDS encoding tetrathionate reductase subunit A, which yields MNNKRRNLLKGGLALGGAAAFGAGYAPKVSEIAKGVMHGTSGEKTRDPIHGNSLVPEYQVIDGKLLSNPDQIVCNTQCMGCWTQCGVRARVDLKTNQVIRISGNPYHPLSSDKTLPFGMPIAKAEVLLAGESGIENRSTACARGAAFLDSINSPYRITHPLKRVGKRGEGKWQTISFEQLVEEVVNSGNLFGEGEVEGLKAIRNLQEPINPKQPDLGVKANQLLVTFAGPEGRQPLLQRFAQRSFGTINFSQHGAYCGASYRNGSGAFMKDFDNNQHAKPDWDHAEFILFIGTSPAQSGNPFKRQARQLAKRRPDDNFSYVVVAPRLEMTSTLATQNNNWVPIKPEGDLALVMGMLRWIIENERFNADYLSRPSLSAMTQANHASYCNASHLIVADEKHPKFGQALRITDLQDVQLDPEDKVEENAIVVKDQATGELVMAKACQQAVIFVDEIAKLLDGTEVRVKSSMQLLKESARQKTLAEYSEICGVPVQVIENLAKKFTSHGHKANAITHGGTMHSTGFYTSWAILLLNAMVGNMNKKGGMSVGAGKFKDFGDGPRYDLANFPNQVKPKGTNLARSKKAYENSSEYKQKVAKGENPYPAKGAWYPFTGGQTTEMFTSMVQGYPYSAKAWISHMTNPLYGLGAMNALAVEQLKDPKILPLFVAIDAFMNETTALADYIVPDTHNFESWGFSTPWGGVPTRASTARHPIVPSKNAKTAEGDVVCMESFVIAVAKKMGLPGFGENAIADLDGNTYPLNRSEDYFLRAAANVAFVGEKPAPDASEQDLLLTGVQRLMPTLQQTLKAEEVLKVANVYCKGGRFAPHESAWKEDNMGFQWKNCLQIWNETVSKARHHCNGERYLGCPSYMPPRFADGSTLEQHYPQSEWGFKLISFKSNIMSSVIPQLRLLSIKPEGIVAMHSEDAKERGIKHGDLVKLSTPAASLNVQIMVLDGLARGTIAIEHGYGHKQHGATAYLINGVEVPAHPMIQKGINLNDLAIADHTRTVKSPMLDWVCGSAVRQGIPAKVEKIA from the coding sequence ATGAACAATAAACGCAGAAATCTATTAAAAGGCGGCCTAGCCCTTGGTGGGGCGGCGGCGTTTGGTGCGGGGTATGCGCCGAAAGTGTCGGAGATTGCCAAAGGGGTGATGCACGGCACATCGGGTGAGAAAACCCGTGATCCGATTCACGGCAATTCGCTTGTGCCGGAATATCAAGTGATTGACGGCAAGCTATTGAGCAATCCTGACCAAATTGTGTGCAATACGCAGTGTATGGGCTGTTGGACGCAGTGTGGCGTGCGGGCGAGGGTCGATTTGAAAACCAATCAAGTTATCCGCATTTCGGGCAACCCGTACCACCCGTTATCCAGCGATAAAACCCTGCCGTTCGGTATGCCGATTGCCAAGGCGGAAGTGTTGCTGGCGGGCGAAAGTGGGATTGAAAACCGCTCAACCGCTTGCGCGCGTGGGGCGGCGTTTTTGGACAGCATCAATAGTCCATACCGCATTACTCATCCGTTAAAACGTGTCGGCAAACGGGGCGAGGGCAAGTGGCAGACGATTAGCTTTGAGCAGTTGGTGGAAGAGGTGGTGAATAGCGGTAATCTGTTCGGCGAGGGCGAAGTGGAAGGCCTGAAAGCCATTCGCAACCTGCAAGAGCCGATCAACCCGAAACAGCCCGATTTAGGCGTGAAAGCCAACCAACTGCTAGTCACCTTTGCCGGTCCGGAAGGTCGTCAGCCGTTGTTGCAACGCTTTGCCCAACGCAGTTTCGGCACGATCAACTTCTCCCAACACGGAGCGTATTGTGGGGCTTCCTACCGTAACGGTTCGGGGGCGTTTATGAAAGATTTTGACAACAATCAGCACGCCAAACCGGACTGGGATCACGCCGAATTTATCCTGTTTATCGGCACGTCGCCGGCACAGTCGGGCAATCCGTTCAAACGCCAAGCCCGTCAGCTTGCCAAACGCCGTCCGGACGACAATTTCAGCTATGTGGTGGTCGCCCCACGTTTGGAGATGACCTCCACCCTTGCTACCCAAAATAATAATTGGGTGCCGATTAAGCCCGAGGGCGATTTAGCCTTGGTGATGGGGATGTTGCGTTGGATTATCGAAAACGAGCGTTTCAACGCAGACTATCTCTCTCGCCCAAGCCTGTCGGCGATGACCCAAGCCAACCACGCCAGCTACTGCAACGCTTCGCATTTGATTGTGGCGGACGAGAAACACCCGAAATTCGGGCAGGCGTTACGCATTACCGATCTGCAAGATGTGCAACTCGACCCCGAAGATAAAGTGGAAGAGAATGCGATTGTGGTGAAAGATCAGGCAACAGGCGAGCTGGTAATGGCGAAAGCCTGCCAACAAGCGGTTATTTTTGTTGATGAAATTGCAAAATTGTTGGACGGCACGGAAGTACGGGTGAAATCCTCAATGCAGTTGCTGAAAGAGTCTGCCCGACAAAAAACCTTAGCGGAATACAGCGAGATCTGCGGTGTGCCGGTGCAAGTGATTGAAAACTTGGCGAAAAAATTCACCTCACACGGTCATAAAGCCAATGCGATTACCCACGGTGGCACAATGCATAGCACCGGTTTCTACACCAGCTGGGCGATTTTGTTGCTGAATGCGATGGTCGGCAATATGAACAAAAAAGGCGGAATGTCGGTCGGGGCGGGCAAATTCAAAGATTTTGGCGATGGACCTCGCTACGATTTGGCGAACTTCCCGAATCAAGTGAAGCCGAAAGGCACAAACCTTGCCCGCAGTAAAAAAGCCTACGAAAATTCAAGCGAATACAAGCAAAAAGTCGCCAAGGGCGAAAATCCGTATCCGGCGAAAGGGGCATGGTATCCGTTCACTGGCGGGCAAACTACCGAGATGTTTACCTCAATGGTGCAGGGTTATCCGTATTCGGCGAAGGCGTGGATCAGCCATATGACCAACCCGCTTTACGGCTTGGGAGCGATGAATGCCTTGGCGGTGGAGCAGTTAAAAGATCCGAAAATCCTACCGCTCTTTGTGGCGATTGATGCCTTTATGAACGAAACCACGGCACTGGCGGACTACATCGTGCCGGATACGCACAACTTCGAGAGCTGGGGCTTTTCTACGCCGTGGGGCGGTGTGCCGACCCGAGCCAGCACCGCACGCCACCCGATTGTGCCGTCTAAAAATGCCAAAACCGCCGAGGGCGATGTGGTCTGTATGGAAAGTTTTGTGATTGCCGTGGCGAAGAAAATGGGCTTGCCGGGCTTTGGCGAAAATGCGATTGCCGACCTTGACGGTAATACCTATCCGCTCAACCGTAGCGAAGATTATTTCCTGCGGGCGGCGGCGAACGTGGCGTTTGTCGGCGAAAAACCGGCACCCGATGCCAGCGAGCAAGATCTGCTCTTAACCGGCGTGCAACGCCTGATGCCGACCTTGCAACAGACGCTGAAAGCCGAAGAGGTGCTGAAAGTGGCGAATGTGTACTGCAAAGGCGGACGTTTCGCCCCACACGAGTCGGCGTGGAAAGAGGATAATATGGGCTTCCAATGGAAAAACTGCTTGCAGATTTGGAACGAAACCGTCTCAAAAGCCCGCCACCACTGCAACGGCGAGCGTTATCTCGGCTGCCCGAGCTATATGCCGCCTCGTTTTGCGGACGGCTCTACCCTCGAACAGCACTATCCGCAATCGGAATGGGGCTTTAAGCTGATTTCGTTTAAATCGAACATTATGAGTAGCGTTATTCCGCAGTTGCGACTGCTCTCGATTAAGCCCGAAGGTATTGTCGCAATGCACAGTGAAGATGCTAAAGAGCGTGGGATTAAGCACGGCGATTTAGTTAAGCTAAGCACCCCTGCTGCCAGCCTGAACGTACAAATAATGGTGCTGGACGGTTTAGCACGAGGCACGATTGCGATTGAACACGGTTATGGGCATAAGCAACACGGGGCAACCGCCTACTTGATTAACGGCGTGGAAGTGCCGGCTCATCCGATGATTCAGAAAGGGATTAACTTGAATGATTTAGCGATTGCAGATCATACCAGAACCGTGAAATCCCCAATGCTCGATTGGGTATGTGGCTCGGCGGTACGCCAAGGCATTCCTGCGAAAGTAGAGAAAATTGCCTAA